In the genome of Achromobacter sp. MFA1 R4, the window CGCTGGGCCGCAGCGGCGCCGGGGCGCAAGAGGACGCGCGGCCATGAAAGTGAATCTGCCCAACGTCCGCGAAACGGTCTTCTCGCTCAAGAGCTACCTGAGCGCCATCATGGCGCTCTACCTGGCCTACAGCATCGGTTTGCCGCGTCCGTTCTGGGCCATGACCACCGCCTATGTCGTGGCCCAGCCCTGGTCGGGCGCCGTGCGGTCCAAGGCGCTGTATCGCCTGGTGGGCACCTTCTTCGGGTCGGCCGCCACCGTCTACCTGGTGCCCCGGCTGTCGAATTCGCCGGTCGTCATGACCGGGGCGATGGTGCTGTGGGTCGGCGCCTGCCTGTACATGTCGGTGCTGGACCGCACGCCGCGGTCCTACCTGTTCATGCTGGCGGGCTACACCGCGGCGATGATCGGCTTTCCCAGCGTCACCGACCCTTCCCTCGTCTTCGACACGGCGCTTGCGCGCGTCGAGGAGATCAGCCTGGGCATCGTGTGCGCCACGCTGATCCACAGCATCATCCTGCCGCGCGGCCTTGCCCCCGCGCTGACGCTGCAACTGGACAAGGCGGTGCGCGACGCGCGCAACTGGATGCACGACACCTTGAGCGGCAAAAACGCCGAACAGCGCGACAAGGACCGCCGCGTGCTGGCCAACGACATCACGCAATTGCGTCTGCTGTCCACCCATGTTCCCTTCGACACCAGCAACCTGCGCTGGACCGCGGGCGCCGTGCGCGCCATGCAGGACCAGATCGCCGCGCTGACGCCCGCCGTGTCGGCCGTCGAGGACCGCATGCGCGCCTTGCAGGCCAACGGCCAGGACCTGCCCGAGCCGGTGCAGTCGCTGCTGTCCGACATTTCGGAATGGATCAACGCCGGCGCGCAGGCCTCGCACGAGACCGCGGTGCGGCTGCGCGCCGCCGTCACCCGGCTGACGCCCGGCATCGACAGCCGCTCGACCTGGCGCGATGCGCTCCTGGCCAGCCTGATGACGCGGCTGCGCGAGCTGATTGACACCTATGACGAATGCCTCGCCCTGCGCCGCGACATCCATGCGGGATTGGCGGGCGCGCCGGTGCGGGCCCCGCGCGCGGCCCGCGACCCCAATTCGGCGCTGCACCGCGATCACGGCCTGGCGCTGCTGTCCGCGCTGGCCGCGGGCCTGGCCATTTCGGTCTGCTGCGCCTTCTGGATCGGCACGGCCTGGAGCAATGGCGCCACCGCCGCGCTGATGGCCGCGATCTTCAGCTGCTTCTTCGCCT includes:
- a CDS encoding FUSC family protein, producing MNLPNVRETVFSLKSYLSAIMALYLAYSIGLPRPFWAMTTAYVVAQPWSGAVRSKALYRLVGTFFGSAATVYLVPRLSNSPVVMTGAMVLWVGACLYMSVLDRTPRSYLFMLAGYTAAMIGFPSVTDPSLVFDTALARVEEISLGIVCATLIHSIILPRGLAPALTLQLDKAVRDARNWMHDTLSGKNAEQRDKDRRVLANDITQLRLLSTHVPFDTSNLRWTAGAVRAMQDQIAALTPAVSAVEDRMRALQANGQDLPEPVQSLLSDISEWINAGAQASHETAVRLRAAVTRLTPGIDSRSTWRDALLASLMTRLRELIDTYDECLALRRDIHAGLAGAPVRAPRAARDPNSALHRDHGLALLSALAAGLAISVCCAFWIGTAWSNGATAALMAAIFSCFFASQDNPVPGIMQFLTYTVYSIPLSALYLLGIMPAIHSFEMLALSMLPTAFVLGIFIARPASTGKGMAMLFGFLGTMALQDTNTANVVSFIDTQVAQCMGVATAAIIAAIFRTVSADWSARRIQAANWKELATLASSPRAPSRHTYTARMLDRIGLLQPRLALARRPDDLVAADALKDLRVGRDITELQRARRHLPMADATIGPVLDSLAQFFRVRSSGRVQDKTPEFLAQIDRALGSVAATPHGPHARDRAVVALVGLRRAFFPEAPDYQPAHPTLESQAS